Proteins found in one Cellulomonas palmilytica genomic segment:
- a CDS encoding molybdenum cofactor biosynthesis protein MoaE, with the protein MITRICDTPLDLLFHVEHVESPRAGAVATFVGLVRDHDPSVTGEVVGLEYSAHPDAEAVLRRIADEVAADDDVLGVAVSHRVGHLRVGEAAIVVAVAAAHRAEAFDACRRLVETVKAELPVWKRELLANGTHHWVGL; encoded by the coding sequence ATGATCACGCGGATCTGCGACACCCCCCTTGACCTGCTGTTTCACGTGGAACATGTCGAGAGCCCCCGCGCCGGCGCCGTCGCGACGTTCGTCGGGCTGGTCCGCGACCACGACCCGTCGGTCACGGGCGAGGTCGTCGGGCTCGAGTACAGCGCCCACCCGGACGCGGAGGCGGTCCTGCGACGGATCGCCGACGAGGTGGCCGCGGACGACGACGTGCTCGGCGTGGCCGTGAGCCACCGGGTCGGGCACCTGCGCGTGGGCGAGGCCGCGATCGTCGTCGCCGTCGCCGCCGCGCACCGGGCCGAGGCGTTCGACGCGTGCCGCCGGCTCGTCGAGACCGTCAAGGCCGAGCTGCCCGTCTGGAAGCGCGAGCTGCTCGCGAACGGCACGCACCACTGGGTCGGGCTGTGA
- the moaA gene encoding GTP 3',8-cyclase MoaA, protein MSGGAAETGGTTTSGQLVDRFGRAHHDLRISLTDRCSLRCTYCMPAEGVPWLARSTMLSTDEIVRVARVGVELGIREIRLTGGEPLLRVDVVDVVRRLAAMTTPDGAPVEVSLTTNALRLPALATPLRDAGLRRVNVSLDTLDRARFLELTRRDKLVETLAGIAAADAAGLHPVKINAVAMRGVNDDEVVALTRFAVERGYQMRFIEQMPLDGGHTWDRKEMVTQTEILERLRGAFRLEEVPGRGAAPAELWTVDGGPATVGVIASVSAPFCGACDRLRLTADGQLRACLFSQSEVDTREVLRSDEPAESVDEGLAAAYRTCLAGKKAGHDIDDPTFLQPRRPMSAIGG, encoded by the coding sequence GTGAGCGGCGGGGCCGCCGAGACCGGCGGGACGACGACGAGCGGGCAGCTCGTCGACCGGTTCGGCCGCGCGCACCACGACCTGCGCATCTCCCTGACCGACCGCTGCTCGCTGCGCTGCACGTACTGCATGCCCGCCGAGGGCGTCCCGTGGCTCGCCCGCTCGACGATGCTGTCGACCGACGAGATCGTGCGCGTCGCGCGCGTCGGCGTCGAGCTCGGGATCCGGGAGATCCGGCTGACCGGCGGCGAGCCGCTGCTGCGGGTCGACGTGGTCGACGTCGTGCGCCGCCTCGCCGCGATGACCACGCCCGACGGCGCACCCGTCGAGGTCTCCCTCACCACCAACGCGCTGCGGCTGCCCGCGCTCGCCACTCCCCTGCGCGACGCGGGACTGCGCCGCGTCAACGTCAGCCTCGACACGCTCGACCGCGCGCGGTTCCTCGAGCTCACGCGCCGCGACAAGCTCGTCGAGACGCTCGCCGGCATCGCGGCCGCCGACGCCGCCGGGCTGCACCCCGTGAAGATCAACGCCGTCGCGATGCGCGGCGTCAACGACGACGAGGTCGTCGCACTCACGCGGTTCGCCGTGGAGCGCGGCTACCAGATGCGGTTCATCGAGCAGATGCCGCTCGACGGCGGGCACACGTGGGACCGCAAGGAGATGGTCACGCAGACCGAGATCCTCGAGCGCCTGCGGGGAGCGTTCCGGCTCGAGGAGGTCCCGGGCCGCGGCGCCGCGCCCGCCGAGCTGTGGACCGTCGACGGCGGGCCGGCCACCGTCGGCGTCATCGCGTCGGTGTCCGCGCCGTTCTGCGGCGCGTGCGACCGGCTGCGCCTCACCGCGGACGGGCAGCTGCGCGCGTGCCTGTTCTCGCAGTCCGAGGTCGACACGCGCGAGGTCCTGCGGTCCGACGAGCCCGCGGAGAGCGTCGACGAGGGCCTCGCCGCCGCGTACCGCACGTGCCTGGCCGGCAAGAAGGCCGGCCACGACATCGACGACCCGACGTTCCTGCAGCCGCGCCGCCCGATGAGCGCGATCGGCGGCTGA
- the gcvP gene encoding aminomethyl-transferring glycine dehydrogenase: MSKSSHQPPVPLGSAPAAREFADRHVGPRGTEVDRMLAAVGYERLDDLIDAAVPASIRTGRPLDLPEALGEAEVQTALRRIADRNRVLRPMIGQGYYGTTTPPVIRRNVLESPAWYTAYTPYQPEISQGRLEALLNFQTMVEDLTGLPVANASLLDEATAVAEAVALMWRAQRGKAGTVVLDDQLFGQSLAVTVGRAEAIGLPVVVADLSQGLPEVEGDLIGLVVQQVAASGQVRDLRDVIATTKERGGLVTVAADLLALTLLTSPGTLGADVAVGSAQRFGVPLFGGGPHAAFMAVRSGLERMLPGRLVGVSVDADGAPAYRLALQTREQHIRREKATSNICTAQALLAIVASMYAVHHGPDGLREIATRVHHRAVSLAAFLRDLGVEVEHEVVFDTVRAVVPGRAADVVAAGVQQGVNLWAPDADHVQASVDETTDDGDVMSVVLAFFAAGVTDAPFGTDDEQWTSPSESFTVRGEAFAYSPIAASPTLPDWALRTDGYLTHPVFQLYRSETAMLRYLRRLSDQDLALDRTMIPLGSCTMKLNATAEMEPISWPQFADVHPYAPADQTAGYAELVTQLQDWLAEITGYAAVSVQPNGGSQGEFAGLLAIKEYHGARGEAQRDICLIPASAHGTNAASAALAGLRVVVVATAEDGEILLDDLRAKLEQHGPQVAAIMITYPSTHGVYEAHVREVCDLVHDAGGQVYIDGANLNALVGLARPGEMGGDVSHLNLHKTFCIPHGGGGPGVGPVAVAAHLAPYLPGNPTTSPRTPDAAAHASHVPPVSAAPWGSAGILPISWAYVALMGPDGLRRATEVAVLAANYLATRLREHFPILYTGPNGLVAHECILDLREITKRTGVTAEDVAKRLMDYGFHAPTLAFPVPGTLMVEPTESEDLAELDRFVDAMVAIRAEIDEVAAGTWPLEDSPLRNAPHTAQSVSVDEWTHAYPRERAAFPLASLRRGKYWPPVRRIDGARGDRNLVCSCPPVEAFAE; this comes from the coding sequence GTGTCGAAGTCCAGCCACCAGCCGCCGGTCCCCCTCGGATCGGCCCCCGCCGCGCGTGAGTTCGCCGACCGTCACGTCGGTCCGCGCGGCACCGAGGTCGACCGGATGCTCGCCGCCGTCGGGTACGAGCGGCTCGACGACCTCATCGACGCGGCCGTCCCGGCGTCGATCCGCACGGGCCGCCCGCTGGACCTGCCCGAGGCGCTGGGCGAGGCCGAGGTGCAGACGGCGCTGCGACGCATCGCGGACCGGAACCGCGTGCTGCGCCCGATGATCGGCCAGGGCTACTACGGCACGACGACGCCACCGGTGATCCGCCGCAACGTGCTGGAGTCCCCGGCCTGGTACACGGCGTACACGCCGTACCAGCCGGAGATCAGCCAGGGCCGGCTCGAGGCGCTGCTGAACTTCCAGACGATGGTCGAGGACCTCACGGGCCTGCCGGTGGCGAACGCGAGCCTGCTCGACGAGGCGACGGCGGTCGCCGAGGCCGTGGCGCTCATGTGGCGCGCGCAGCGCGGCAAGGCGGGCACGGTCGTGCTCGACGACCAGCTGTTCGGCCAGTCGCTCGCGGTGACCGTGGGCCGCGCGGAGGCGATCGGCCTGCCGGTGGTCGTGGCGGACCTGTCGCAGGGGCTGCCCGAGGTCGAGGGTGACCTCATCGGGCTCGTCGTGCAGCAGGTGGCCGCGTCCGGGCAGGTCCGGGACCTGCGGGACGTGATCGCGACGACGAAGGAGCGCGGCGGCCTGGTGACGGTCGCGGCGGACCTCCTGGCGCTCACGCTGCTGACGTCCCCGGGCACGCTCGGCGCGGACGTCGCGGTGGGCTCGGCGCAGCGCTTCGGTGTCCCGCTGTTCGGCGGCGGTCCGCACGCGGCGTTCATGGCGGTGCGCTCGGGCCTCGAGCGGATGCTGCCGGGCCGGCTCGTCGGGGTGTCGGTCGACGCCGACGGTGCGCCCGCGTACCGCCTCGCGCTGCAGACCCGGGAGCAGCACATCCGCCGCGAGAAGGCGACGAGCAACATCTGCACCGCGCAGGCGCTGCTCGCGATCGTCGCGTCGATGTACGCGGTCCACCACGGCCCCGACGGCCTGCGGGAGATCGCGACGCGCGTGCACCACCGTGCCGTCTCGCTCGCGGCGTTCCTGCGTGACCTGGGCGTCGAGGTCGAGCACGAGGTCGTGTTCGACACGGTGCGCGCGGTCGTCCCGGGCCGCGCGGCGGACGTCGTCGCGGCGGGGGTGCAGCAGGGGGTGAACCTGTGGGCGCCGGACGCGGACCACGTGCAGGCGAGCGTCGACGAGACGACCGACGACGGCGACGTGATGTCCGTGGTGCTGGCGTTCTTCGCGGCGGGCGTCACGGACGCGCCGTTCGGCACGGACGACGAGCAGTGGACGTCGCCGAGCGAGTCGTTCACCGTTCGCGGGGAGGCGTTCGCCTACAGCCCGATCGCCGCGTCGCCGACGCTGCCGGACTGGGCGCTGCGCACCGACGGCTACCTGACGCACCCGGTGTTCCAGCTGTACCGCTCGGAGACCGCGATGCTGCGCTACCTGCGCCGCCTGTCCGACCAGGACCTCGCGCTGGACCGCACGATGATCCCGCTGGGCTCGTGCACCATGAAGCTCAACGCGACCGCGGAGATGGAGCCCATCTCGTGGCCGCAGTTCGCGGACGTGCACCCGTACGCGCCGGCGGACCAGACGGCCGGCTACGCCGAGCTCGTCACGCAGCTGCAGGACTGGCTCGCGGAGATCACGGGGTACGCGGCGGTCTCGGTGCAGCCGAACGGCGGTTCGCAGGGCGAGTTCGCGGGGCTGCTCGCGATCAAGGAGTACCACGGCGCCCGCGGCGAGGCGCAGCGCGACATCTGCCTCATCCCGGCCTCGGCGCACGGCACGAACGCGGCGTCGGCGGCGCTCGCCGGCCTGCGCGTGGTCGTCGTCGCGACCGCCGAGGACGGCGAGATCCTGCTCGACGACCTGCGCGCGAAGCTCGAGCAGCACGGCCCGCAGGTCGCGGCGATCATGATCACCTACCCCTCGACGCACGGCGTGTACGAGGCGCACGTGCGCGAGGTGTGCGACCTGGTGCACGACGCGGGCGGTCAGGTCTACATCGACGGCGCGAACCTCAACGCGCTCGTCGGCCTGGCCCGACCGGGCGAGATGGGCGGCGACGTCTCCCACCTCAACCTGCACAAGACGTTCTGCATCCCGCACGGCGGCGGCGGCCCGGGCGTCGGCCCGGTCGCGGTGGCGGCGCACCTCGCGCCGTACCTGCCGGGCAACCCGACGACGAGCCCTCGCACGCCCGACGCCGCGGCGCACGCGTCGCACGTGCCGCCGGTCTCCGCGGCGCCGTGGGGCTCGGCGGGCATCCTGCCGATCTCGTGGGCGTACGTCGCGCTCATGGGCCCCGACGGCCTGCGCCGCGCGACCGAGGTCGCGGTGCTCGCCGCGAACTACCTGGCCACGCGCCTGCGCGAGCACTTCCCGATCCTCTACACGGGACCGAACGGGCTGGTCGCGCACGAGTGCATCCTCGACCTGCGCGAGATCACCAAGCGCACCGGCGTGACCGCGGAGGACGTGGCCAAGCGGCTCATGGACTACGGGTTCCACGCGCCGACGCTCGCGTTCCCCGTGCCCGGCACGCTCATGGTCGAGCCGACCGAGAGCGAGGACCTGGCCGAGCTCGACCGGTTCGTCGACGCGATGGTCGCGATCCGCGCGGAGATCGACGAGGTCGCGGCGGGCACGTGGCCGCTCGAGGACTCGCCGCTGCGCAACGCCCCGCACACGGCGCAGTCCGTCAGCGTGGACGAGTGGACGCACGCGTACCCGCGCGAGCGCGCCGCGTTCCCGCTCGCGAGCCTGCGCCGCGGCAAGTACTGGCCGCCCGTGCGCCGCATCGACGGCGCGCGGGGCGACCGCAACCTGGTCTGCTCGTGCCCGCCCGTCGAGGCGTTCGCCGAGTGA
- the gcvH gene encoding glycine cleavage system protein GcvH produces the protein MTDLPAALKYTLEHEWLSDDAPATVGITSVAAEALGDIVYLELPAVGETVTAGTVIGEIESTKSVSELFSPVTGTVVEVNTAAVDDPSVVNSDPFGAGWLLKVDVAEAGPLLTAEEYAAHAAG, from the coding sequence ATGACCGACCTTCCCGCCGCCCTCAAGTACACCCTCGAGCACGAGTGGCTCTCCGACGACGCACCCGCGACCGTCGGCATCACGTCCGTCGCCGCCGAGGCGCTGGGTGACATCGTCTACCTCGAGCTCCCCGCGGTCGGCGAGACCGTCACCGCCGGCACCGTGATCGGCGAGATCGAGTCCACGAAGTCGGTGTCCGAGCTGTTCTCGCCCGTGACCGGCACGGTCGTCGAGGTCAACACCGCGGCCGTGGACGACCCGTCGGTCGTCAACTCCGACCCGTTCGGCGCGGGTTGGCTCCTCAAGGTCGACGTCGCCGAGGCGGGCCCGCTGCTCACCGCGGAGGAGTACGCCGCGCACGCGGCGGGTTGA
- a CDS encoding (deoxy)nucleoside triphosphate pyrophosphohydrolase has protein sequence MAPVLVVAAAIVDDLDNPYALLAARRATPASLAGRWEFPGGKVDPGETPVDALHRELREELGVRVTLGDEVVGPDDGAWRLSETYAMRLWYAEVSAGTPEPLVEHDELRWLPRTHWLGVPWLDADVRIVEHLVGARLP, from the coding sequence ATGGCTCCCGTGCTCGTCGTCGCCGCTGCGATCGTCGACGACCTCGACAACCCGTACGCGCTGCTCGCGGCGCGCCGTGCGACCCCCGCGAGCCTGGCCGGCCGGTGGGAGTTCCCCGGCGGCAAGGTCGACCCGGGCGAGACGCCCGTGGACGCGCTGCACCGCGAGCTGCGCGAGGAGCTCGGCGTGCGCGTCACGCTCGGCGACGAGGTCGTCGGGCCCGACGACGGCGCGTGGCGGCTGTCCGAGACGTACGCGATGCGCCTCTGGTACGCCGAGGTGAGCGCCGGGACGCCCGAGCCGCTCGTCGAGCACGACGAGCTGCGGTGGCTGCCGCGCACGCACTGGCTCGGCGTGCCGTGGCTCGACGCCGACGTGCGGATCGTCGAGCACCTCGTCGGTGCACGTCTGCCCTGA
- a CDS encoding MalY/PatB family protein, whose translation MSLFDVDLDELRTRTSQKWRRYPPDVLPLFVAEMDVRVCEPVVTAVMHALHRGDTGYVDGRPYQEAFAGFAERRWGWSVDPATAVLMPDVMQGVAELVRLLTDADGAVVINPPVYPPFRAFVRRTGRRVETADLGADGRLDLAALDEAFTRARAGGRSAAYLLCHPQNPTGAVHTPDELRALGELAVRHGVRVVSDEVHAPLVLDPDVPFVSATTVVPDAVALHSASKAFHLAGLKAALAVPGPDAAAHLDRLPATILSEVGHVPVLAHTAALTHGDAWLDALLDSLRDSRAHLRALLDEHLPRTRWTAGAATYFAWLDLRDEIPDDDDPAARLLRDARVALNPGPSFGRPGAGFARLNFATSRAVLTEAVGRVVRSLRA comes from the coding sequence ATGAGCCTGTTCGACGTCGACCTGGACGAGCTGCGGACGCGCACGAGCCAGAAGTGGCGGCGGTACCCGCCGGACGTGCTGCCGCTGTTCGTCGCGGAGATGGACGTGCGCGTGTGCGAGCCGGTGGTCACGGCGGTGATGCACGCGCTGCACCGCGGCGACACGGGCTACGTCGACGGCCGCCCCTACCAGGAGGCGTTCGCGGGGTTCGCGGAGCGCCGCTGGGGCTGGTCGGTCGACCCGGCGACGGCGGTGCTGATGCCGGACGTCATGCAGGGCGTCGCGGAGCTGGTGCGCCTGCTCACGGACGCCGACGGCGCGGTCGTCATCAACCCGCCGGTCTACCCGCCGTTCCGTGCGTTCGTCCGGCGCACGGGCCGTCGCGTCGAGACCGCGGATCTGGGCGCCGACGGCCGCCTGGACCTCGCGGCGCTCGACGAGGCGTTCACGCGGGCGCGGGCCGGCGGACGCAGCGCCGCGTACCTGCTGTGCCACCCGCAGAACCCGACGGGCGCGGTGCACACGCCCGACGAGCTGCGCGCGCTCGGCGAGCTCGCGGTGCGGCACGGGGTGCGGGTCGTCTCGGACGAGGTCCACGCGCCGCTCGTGCTCGACCCGGACGTGCCGTTCGTCTCCGCGACGACGGTGGTCCCTGACGCCGTCGCGCTGCACTCGGCGTCCAAGGCGTTCCACCTCGCGGGCCTCAAGGCGGCGCTGGCCGTCCCGGGCCCGGACGCCGCCGCGCACCTCGACCGCCTGCCGGCCACGATCCTGTCCGAGGTCGGCCACGTCCCCGTCCTGGCGCACACGGCGGCCCTCACGCACGGCGACGCGTGGCTCGACGCCCTGCTCGACTCGCTGCGCGACTCGCGCGCCCACCTGCGAGCGCTCCTCGACGAGCACCTGCCCCGCACGCGCTGGACCGCGGGCGCGGCCACGTACTTCGCGTGGCTGGACCTGCGTGACGAGATCCCGGACGACGACGACCCGGCGGCGCGCCTGCTGCGCGACGCGCGTGTCGCGCTCAACCCGGGCCCGAGCTTCGGCCGCCCGGGTGCGGGGTTCGCACGCCTCAACTTCGCGACGTCGCGCGCGGTCCTCACCGAGGCGGTCGGGCGCGTGGTGCGCAGCCTGCGCGCCTGA
- a CDS encoding Hsp20/alpha crystallin family protein, with protein sequence MATRIDPFREMDRLLTSVLTADRTAALAQAMPMDLYRSGDHYVLHVDLPGADPGTIDVNVEDRTLTIRAQRSPRTEDDVQWLAKERPSGTYARQLTLGRGLALDAISATYTDGVLTLTIPVAEEAKPRRVEVQHGTAGSTPEITAASA encoded by the coding sequence ATGGCTACGCGCATCGACCCGTTCCGTGAGATGGACCGGCTCCTGACGTCCGTCCTGACCGCCGACCGCACCGCCGCGCTCGCGCAGGCGATGCCGATGGACCTGTACCGCTCGGGCGACCACTACGTCCTGCACGTCGACCTGCCGGGCGCCGACCCGGGCACGATCGACGTCAACGTCGAGGACCGCACGCTGACCATCCGCGCGCAGCGCTCCCCGCGCACCGAGGACGACGTGCAGTGGCTCGCCAAGGAGCGCCCGTCCGGCACGTACGCACGCCAGCTCACGCTCGGCCGCGGGCTCGCGCTCGACGCGATCAGCGCGACCTACACCGACGGCGTCCTCACGCTGACGATCCCCGTCGCCGAGGAGGCCAAGCCGCGGCGCGTCGAGGTGCAGCACGGCACGGCCGGCTCGACGCCGGAGATCACGGCCGCCTCGGCCTGA
- the gcvT gene encoding glycine cleavage system aminomethyltransferase GcvT, giving the protein MSDRPARLSPLHDEHVALGAALTDFAGWQMPLRYGSDVAEHTAVRTAAGLFDLSHMGELWVEGPGAGDALDRALVGNLSALAVGRARYTMICQDDGGVLDDLVVYRLAADGADERYLVVANASNVDVVRDALAERFAGRDDVTLTDRSELTALVAVQGPRAEEIVVGLVADPAEADAVRALKYYASVPARVAGLDALVARTGYTGEDGFELFVPAGDAPTLWRALLEAGSPLGLVPAGLSARDSLRLEAGMPLYGNELDTTTAPHDAGLGRVVKLDKVDASGQPLPFVGRAALESRAHAVPARTLVGLQGLSRRAARHGYPVVTTSGAVVGTVTSGAPSPTLGHPVAMAYVTPEVSAEGTDLAVDVRGRHEPVRVVPLPFYRRPR; this is encoded by the coding sequence ATGAGCGACCGGCCGGCACGACTGTCCCCGCTGCACGACGAGCACGTCGCGCTGGGCGCGGCGCTCACCGACTTCGCGGGCTGGCAGATGCCCCTGCGGTACGGCTCGGACGTCGCGGAGCACACCGCGGTGCGCACCGCCGCCGGTCTGTTCGACCTGTCGCACATGGGCGAGCTGTGGGTCGAGGGCCCGGGTGCGGGCGACGCGCTCGACCGCGCGCTCGTCGGGAACCTCTCGGCGCTCGCGGTGGGCCGCGCGCGCTACACGATGATCTGCCAGGACGACGGCGGCGTGCTCGACGACCTCGTCGTGTACCGGCTCGCCGCCGACGGGGCGGACGAGCGTTACCTCGTCGTCGCGAACGCCTCGAACGTGGACGTGGTGCGCGACGCGCTCGCGGAGCGGTTCGCGGGCCGCGACGACGTGACGCTCACGGACCGCTCGGAGCTGACCGCGCTGGTCGCGGTGCAGGGACCGCGCGCCGAGGAGATCGTCGTCGGCCTCGTCGCCGACCCCGCCGAGGCGGACGCGGTGCGCGCCCTGAAGTACTACGCGTCCGTGCCCGCCCGGGTCGCGGGGCTCGACGCGCTCGTCGCGCGGACCGGCTACACGGGCGAGGACGGCTTCGAGCTGTTCGTCCCCGCGGGTGACGCGCCGACGCTGTGGCGCGCGCTGCTCGAGGCCGGCAGCCCGCTCGGCCTGGTCCCCGCGGGCCTGTCCGCGCGCGACTCGCTGCGCCTCGAGGCCGGCATGCCGCTGTACGGCAACGAGCTCGACACCACGACCGCGCCGCACGACGCGGGCCTCGGCCGGGTCGTGAAGCTCGACAAGGTCGACGCCTCGGGCCAGCCGCTGCCGTTCGTCGGGCGCGCGGCGCTCGAGTCGCGCGCGCACGCCGTCCCCGCCCGCACGCTCGTCGGGCTGCAGGGCCTGTCGCGCCGCGCGGCCCGGCACGGCTACCCCGTGGTCACGACCAGCGGCGCGGTCGTCGGGACCGTGACGTCGGGCGCACCGTCGCCCACGCTCGGCCACCCCGTCGCGATGGCGTACGTGACGCCCGAGGTGTCCGCCGAGGGCACCGACCTCGCGGTCGACGTGCGCGGCCGGCACGAGCCGGTGCGTGTCGTCCCTCTTCCCTTCTACCGTCGTCCCCGGTAG
- a CDS encoding helix-turn-helix domain-containing protein, whose protein sequence is MSMLETTAPLTGAETLTRRERVVLAELAEDVTLEEIATRLFVTRNTVKSQVRSVYRKIGVSTRAEAVAWAEAHGIR, encoded by the coding sequence ATGAGCATGCTCGAGACCACCGCCCCCCTCACGGGCGCGGAGACTCTCACCCGACGTGAGCGCGTGGTGCTCGCCGAGCTCGCCGAGGACGTCACCCTCGAGGAGATCGCGACCCGCCTCTTCGTCACCCGCAACACGGTCAAGTCGCAGGTCCGCAGCGTCTACCGGAAGATCGGCGTCTCCACGCGCGCCGAGGCAGTGGCGTGGGCGGAGGCGCACGGCATCCGCTGA
- a CDS encoding molybdopterin-binding protein: MSLHPEGPSATSAGAAAPVRAAVVVVSDRSAAGAREDRSGPAAVAALRDAGFDVPDAAVVPDGAASVRGALEDAMAGGARLVVTSGGTGVGPRDETPEGTRPLLAKELPGLPELLRRSSDVPTAVLSRGLVGVTAGGVVVANLPGSPGGVREGLGVLLPLLPHLLSQVEGGDH; the protein is encoded by the coding sequence GTGAGCCTGCACCCCGAGGGGCCGAGCGCGACGAGCGCCGGTGCGGCGGCTCCCGTGCGGGCCGCGGTGGTCGTGGTCTCGGACCGGAGCGCGGCCGGCGCGCGCGAGGACCGGTCGGGCCCCGCGGCGGTCGCGGCGCTGCGCGACGCGGGCTTCGACGTGCCGGACGCGGCGGTCGTGCCGGACGGGGCGGCGTCGGTGCGCGGGGCGCTCGAGGACGCGATGGCGGGCGGCGCGCGGCTCGTCGTCACGTCCGGCGGCACGGGCGTGGGACCGCGCGACGAGACGCCCGAGGGCACCCGCCCCCTGCTCGCCAAGGAGCTGCCCGGCCTCCCCGAGCTGCTGCGGCGCTCGTCGGACGTGCCCACCGCGGTGCTCAGCCGCGGGCTCGTCGGCGTCACCGCGGGCGGGGTCGTCGTGGCCAACCTGCCCGGCTCCCCCGGCGGCGTGCGCGAGGGGCTCGGCGTCCTGCTCCCGCTCCTGCCGCACCTGCTCAGCCAGGTCGAGGGCGGTGATCACTGA
- a CDS encoding MoaD/ThiS family protein, whose translation MITVRYFAAAAEAAGVDAEQVPAGSGAAVRADLLARHPALAPVLDRCALLADGRRLEASDEVAAGVTLDVLPPFAGG comes from the coding sequence GTGATCACCGTCCGCTACTTCGCGGCCGCCGCGGAGGCCGCGGGGGTCGACGCGGAACAGGTGCCCGCCGGCTCGGGCGCCGCGGTGCGCGCCGACCTGCTGGCGCGTCATCCCGCGCTGGCGCCGGTGCTCGACCGGTGCGCGCTGCTCGCCGACGGCCGCCGCCTCGAGGCGTCCGACGAGGTCGCGGCGGGGGTGACGCTCGACGTCCTGCCCCCGTTCGCGGGCGGCTGA